The Methanosarcina barkeri MS DNA window GGGATAGCCATGAGCCCATTTACGATATCGGCAAGTACCCAGATAACATCTATAGTCAGGAAAGCGCCTGAGGCAACAATCAGGATGTAAATGATTTTGTAAGGGAGGATTCCTTTTATGCCAAAGAGATATTCCACACATCGCTCGCCATAGTAATTCCATCCCAGGATAGTTGTAAAGGCAAACAAGATGAGCCCTACTGTTACGATGTAATTTCCAACCTCCGCAAGTACTGTGGAAAAAGCATAGCTTGTCATATAGGCACCTGCAAGGTCGCCTGTCCAGGAATCCGTTACGATCAGGACGATTCCGGTCATGAAACAGATGATAATGGTGTCAAAAAAAGTTCCTGTCATGGAAATAAGCCCCTGCTTGGTCGGCTCTTTTACCTTTGCAGCCGCAGCAGCTATTGGGGCACTTCCGAGGCCTGCCTCGTTTGAGAAAATTCCTCGGGCAATTCCCATTCTGACTGCAAGCATCACCCCAGCTCCAAGAAAACCACCCCGTGCAGCAGTTTCTGTAAATGCAGAGTTTATTATCAAAGCGAGGATGTCAGGAATTTTCTCAAGGTTTAACCCAAGAATTATCAGGCAGCCCAATACATAGCTTATTGCCATGAAAGGCACCAGAAGCTGGGCGACTGCTGCAATCCTCCTGATCCCGCCAAGCGTTACAAACGCCACAAGCAGGCTTATTACAAAAGCGCTCAGGGTTTCAGGGATATTAAAGGCAATCCTTGCCGAATCTACAATGGCGTTTACTTGCGGAAAAGTTCCGATTCCAAAGAGGGCTACGTTCATCCCAAAAAAAGCAAAAGCGGCTGCAAGAGCGCGGCTGTACTTCCTCTGCCCAAGCCCATTTTTGATATAATACATGGGCCCTCCTGACATCTGCCCGTTTGCATCCATGACCCTGTATTTGACTGCAAGCAGGGACTCGGAATACATGGTTGCCATTCCGAAAAAGCCTGCAAGAAGCATCCAGAAGAGAGCGCCCGGACCTCCCGTTTTTATTGCAGTTGCAACCCCAACTATATTCCCTGTCCCGATAGTTGAGGACAGCGCAGTGGTGAGAGCTCCAAAACTCGAAACGTCCCCCTGTACTCCAGTTTCGGCTTTTCTTGAATTAAGCACATACCTGAGCGCAAGAGGCAGCCTGAATACCTGGACCATTCCGAGTTTCCAGGTAAGGAAAATCCCGGTCCCTACAAGTAAAACCAGAAGCGGTGGTCCCCAGATTAACTGGTCTATCCCTGTAAGGATCTCAAGTACATTAACACCCGATAATTCCGTTAAAGCCAGCCCCCAGAAAGCAAAGAGATAGTTTAAGAAAAGACATAGTCTTAAAAGAGATAGTTTTAACTCAGTATTTGTTCCAGGCTGGTCTTAAACTTTGATGTTCAGGCACTCTTGTTGTAAAATTAAGTTTCGAGTTTAAAATATTCAAAAAAATATTCCCGCAAGCAAAAGGTTACCTTTTTCAGCCGCCAAACAAAGTAAATTTTTATACTAAGAAGTTATTTAATATTTTTTAGGGGAGCTAATATGGTGCGTATCACATCTTTAAATAGCATGTCTCTGGCAAAAGTCCTGAGTCTTATGTATCTCTGCTTTGCAATTGTATTTTCGCCGCTTATTCTTTTCATGGTAAGTATGGATGGGATAGGTCTTACTGAAGGTGTATTCGTAACTGTATTCTTTATTGTTTTTTATGGGATTGCGGGAGCAGTAGCGGGATTTCTTATTGGCACGATATATAATATTGTTGCAAAACAAGTTGGGGGTATCGAAATAGATACTGAAACTGTTTGATATGATAGAAAAACATGATAGAGAAACATGATAGAGAAACTTATCAAAAGAAATTTTTTTTTAAACTCATCAAAAGCAATTCTTTTTTCTAAACTCTTTCTCTCCTGTCCTTCTATTTCAGGTTATTTAATAAGTTTCATATTTCTGGATTTTTATTTTTTCTTAATCCCGGAAAAAAGCCGAAAGTTTCATCTGCTCAATTTTCTGAATTACTTCAATTTGCTCTTCTTGTTTTTGTTGTTTTTTAGATTTTACTATTTTTCCGGGCTCAAGTTCGGGCTCGAGAACAGGCTCAAGAACAGGTTCAAGAACGTTATCAAAAAAAGCGGCTTCATTTTCTGGACTTAGCGAATTTCTATAACACTCTGTTGTTTTTTCCTGCCAGTTTTCCGAAAGCAGTAAGAATTTCATCCCTCTTTTTTGCTCATTCCATTCCCACACTCCAGCCTGGTAAAAGATAGCTCCTAACTGGCTTGAAAGTTGAGCATAAGATACTTCGGAACGGAGCTTATACAGGAATTTCCCGATTCCGTCCTTTTCCGTGCCCATGCATAGTTTTGCGGCGTTATTTGCAAGAGTCTTCCATTCCCTATCCTGCATGAATTCGCAGAGCCTGTCAAGGTGGCGGCAGCTAATCTTATCGATTCTGGGAAAACGATTCTTTCTGAACTTCCTTTTTATGAAAAGGTTTCCTCGACTGTCTATCCGCCAGGAAAAGACCTTCTGCTTTGTCCCAAGGGTTTTTGATCGAGACCAGGAAGCAGCCATTGAAAATAAATTGGATTTTAAATATAAAAAATTGTTTGTTGTAATCTTCCCTGCAGTGCTTGCAAATCTGAAGGGTAAACCATAAATTATTTTATGCAGCTTTCAGTAATTTGAATTCCCTTTAAAAATCTGTTAAGTTTTTTTGTTAGAATTCTAAAGTTAAGAGGTACAGGCATTTATGTAGTTTCTGATAATAATCCAGAGAACAAGCCAACCAATGGCTGAAATTATATCTTTTTTTAACTGTAGTTTCATGTTCTTATTTAATCAACCAATCTTATTTAGATTTTTTCTTCTGTTTAAAAATCGAGTAATCTATCGTTAATTCCTACAGGGAAACTTCCCGTCTCACAAACCAGAATAAAACGGGACGGACTAACCATCAGTTGTCCTTCATGTCTTCTTCAAAAAAATCATCATCCGGGTCCGCGATATCATCAACCAGATTAGAGATATAATACTGTAAATTGTCCCCTATTCCGTAAGGGCTGTCTTCAGAGTCCCGGTATATTTTATGAAGTCTCTCTCTGAAGTATGGGTAAAAATTTTGCCCTTCTTCATTCCTGGCCAGCTCACAAAACTTTTCCATCATGTCAGATCCACCAACGTAAGATGCTTCGTCAATGCCTGAAAATTCATGAATATACTTCATAACGTTTTCCACAAGAGTAAGAGCCAGATCCATTGTCCCTTTTATGTTTCCGGAAGCCTTAGAATAGTCGTTGATAGCTTTTTTTGCTACCGAATAATGGGGCCTACTGGCTGCTCTTCGTGGAGTATAATATGCATTTACAACCTTTTTCCGGTAGGCCTCAAGAATTTTGCTCTCGTCTTCCGTTTTTGCATACCTGGCAGTGATGTACCTGCGGTTGTCTGCGGATTTTTTGTACAAATCGTGCAGCAGGTTGATAAGTTCTTTCTGGTCTGCTTCCTGCAACGATTTCTTCAAGTCAGATCATTTTAAAGTTGGTTCTTCTGCCATGAAAACTCACCTGAGTTTTTTGTTTTAGGAATCAATCTGCTCTTCCTCAAAGAAATCTTCAATATCTGATATGAGATCATAAATTGCCTCCTCAAAACCCCATCCGACATTTTCCAGTCCCACATCGACCTTAAGCAGTCTTTCCCTGAAAAGATGATAGTATTTCTGTCCTTCCTCAGTTTTTAATTGTTCACAAAACCTCTCCAGCATCCCTTCAATGTTGTCATAGAACTCATCATCTATTGTTCCAAAAATACGAGCAAATTGAACCCCTTCTTTCAACATATGTAAGCATCAGGTCCAGAGTCCCCAAAAAGTCTCCTGAAGCATTTGAATAATCATTGATAGCTCTTTCTGCTACAGAGTAATGGATTTTTCCCAGTCCCTCTTTTGGGGAGAACTCCTCTTTAATTATTTTCCGGTACTGATCCAGCATCTTATTCATTTTCGTCTTTACGCTCTCTCCAAGGTATCTGGAATTTATGAGCATGCGGTCTCCAACCGAATGTCCATAAAGTTCACAAATAAGATCGACAAGTTCCGTTTTTTCAGCTTTCTGCAGGATTTTCTTCGCCTGTGTCCATTTTACAGAATCTGTTTTTTCCATGAACCCCCCACCTCCGTTTTTTGTGTTATGAATCACTCTGCGCGTCTTCAAAAAAATCTTCAGCATCTTGAAAAAAATCTTCAATTTCTTTCACACGCAGTTTTATTCCGTCTCCAAATCCCCATGCCATTCCTTTTGTTTTCCTGCTGATTAAAAAGCCTTTCTCTGAAAACGGCATAAAGGGTTTTACCTTCAGGTGTTTCTAACTTGGTGCAGAACTCGTCAAAGGCACTGTATATTTCTTGATAAAACTCCTCCGTCTATATCTCCATATTCGTTGGTAAAATCCACCCCATTTTCTACGTAAAAAAGCATCAACTACATTTTCCCTGCAAAATCCCCGGAAGCCTTCGAATAGTCGCTAATTGCTTTTTTTGCAACCGAGTACCTGAGCGTCCCGTGCCCCTTTTTGGGAAAACTCATTTTTTATTACTTCCCTGTAAGCTTCCAGAATCCCGGGCTCAGCATTTGTATCTATGGATCTGGCAAGCAGGTACCTTCTATTTTCCTCAGAATACCTGTAAAGATCCTGAATAATATTAATAAGTTCTTTCCGGTCTACATTTTGTAGGGTCTTTTTTAAGTCAAGCCACCTTAAGTCCG harbors:
- a CDS encoding alanine/glycine:cation symporter family protein; translated protein: MALTELSGVNVLEILTGIDQLIWGPPLLVLLVGTGIFLTWKLGMVQVFRLPLALRYVLNSRKAETGVQGDVSSFGALTTALSSTIGTGNIVGVATAIKTGGPGALFWMLLAGFFGMATMYSESLLAVKYRVMDANGQMSGGPMYYIKNGLGQRKYSRALAAAFAFFGMNVALFGIGTFPQVNAIVDSARIAFNIPETLSAFVISLLVAFVTLGGIRRIAAVAQLLVPFMAISYVLGCLIILGLNLEKIPDILALIINSAFTETAARGGFLGAGVMLAVRMGIARGIFSNEAGLGSAPIAAAAAKVKEPTKQGLISMTGTFFDTIIICFMTGIVLIVTDSWTGDLAGAYMTSYAFSTVLAEVGNYIVTVGLILFAFTTILGWNYYGERCVEYLFGIKGILPYKIIYILIVASGAFLTIDVIWVLADIVNGLMAIPNLIALLALRKVVKAETRKYFDKLKA